From Miscanthus floridulus cultivar M001 chromosome 15, ASM1932011v1, whole genome shotgun sequence, the proteins below share one genomic window:
- the LOC136508322 gene encoding protein NRT1/ PTR FAMILY 4.3-like — protein sequence MALQCLVDWKGRPVNPQRQGGVKATMFIYFLVVMTNIGNIPMLLNVVSYLHGKMHMGIADASTTATNFFGAICVFTFFGAFISDSYVKRFYTILIFAPIEIVGYMLLACQAHFPSLHPPPCDIVNHPSECTTVSGRNLSLLTLGLYVIPIGEGAVRVCAAALGGDQFDGDDPRELRGKASFFNWYAFCISLGGFVGLVFVVWVQNNEGWDLGFVLSALVALLGTLVLVAGLPFYRHQKPTGSPLTRILQVFVAAFRKRNLSVPEDLVGMHGTTSIEVLERTSGFKFLDKAAVDDGDARPWSQCTVTQVEEAKIILRMLPVFVSSVLGYLPIPLLLTFTVQQGWTMDTRLGSTHVPPASLFVIPIVFQMLILVVYDRAVVPWLRRATGYAGGITHLQRIGVGFASNVVALAVAAAVEARRRRHGGAAAAEMSVFWLTPQFFLLGVMDVTSFVGLLEFFYSEASAGMKSIGGAVFFCILGIASWLGSFLIRVVNRVTARHGRGTGWLDGASLSAGRLDLFYWLLALFGLVALLLYLLCAWRYTYRHHPSRMPSAMEDYRVSPASKKLDAAL from the exons ATGGCTTTGCAATGCCTTGTAGACTGGAAGGGACGGCCGGTTAACCCCCAAAGGCAAGGTGGCGTAAAAGCCACCATGTTCATCTATT TCCTGGTTGTGATGACGAACATTGGAAACATCCCGATGCTGTTGAACGTGGTGAGCTACCTGCATGGCAAGATGCACATGGGCATCGCCGACGCCTCCACCACTGCCACTAACTTCTTCGGTGCAATCTGCGTCTTCACCTTCTTCGGTGCTTTCATCTCCGACTCCTACGTCAAGCGTTTCTACACCATCCTCATATTCGCCCCCATCGAGATTGTG GGTTACATGCTGCTAGCATGCCAAGCTCACTTCCCGTCGCTGCACCCGCCACCGTGCGACATCGTCAACCACCCGAGCGAGTGCACGACGGTGAGCGGCCGGAACCTGAGCCTGCTGACGCTGGGCCTGTACGTGATCCCGATCGGCGAGGGCGCCGTAAGGGTGTGCGCGGCGGCGCTGGGCGGCGACCAGTTCGACGGCGACGACCCGCGGGAGCTCCGTGGCAAGGCCAGCTTCTTCAACTGGTACGCCTTCTGCATCTCGCTGGGCGGATtcgtggggctggtcttcgtggTGTGGGTGCAGAACAACGAGGGCTGGGACCTCGGCTTCGTGCTGTCCGCGCTCGTCGCGCTCCTCGGCACTCTCGTCCTCGTCGCCGGCCTGCCATTCTACCGCCACCAGAAGCCCACTGGGAGCCCCCTCACAAGAATCCTTCAG GTTTTCGTGGCAGCTTTTAGGAAGAGGAATCTTTCAGTGCCTGAGGATTTGGTTGGGATGCACGGGACCACCAGCATCGAAGTGCTGGAGAGAACTTCAGGTTTCAA gttcctCGACAAagcggcggtggacgacggcgacgcgcggccgtggTCGCAGTGCACGGTGACACAAGTGGAGGAGGCGAAGATCATCCTCCGGATGCTGCCTGTCTTCGTGAGCTCCGTGCTGGGCTACCTCCCGATCCCGCTGCTCCTGACGTTCACGGTGCAGCAGGGCTGGACCATGGACACCCGGCTGGGCAGCACCCACGTGCCGCCGGCGAGCCTGTTCGTCATCCCGATCGTGTTCCAGATGCTGATCCTGGTGGTCTACGACCGCGCCGTCGTGCCGTGGCTGCGCCGCGCCACGGGGTACGCGGGCGGCATCACGCACCTGCAGCGGATCGGCGTCGGGTTCGCGTCCAACGTCGTGGCGCTCGCCGTGGCCGCGGCCGTGGAGGCGCGCCGCAGGCGCCATGGCGGCGCCGCGGCCGCCGAGATGTCGGTGTTCTGGCTGACGCCGCAGTTCTTCCTGCTGGGCGTCATGGACGTCACCTCCTTCGTCGGCCTGCTCGAGTTCTTCTACAGCGAGGCCTCCGCCGGCATGAAGTCCATCGGGGGCGCCGTCTTCTTCTGCATCCTCGGCATCGCATCGTGGCTCGGGAGCTTCCTCATCCGGGTGGTCAACCGCGTCACCGCGCGCCACGGCAGGGGCACCGGGTGGCTGGACGGCGCCAGCCTCAGTGCCGGCCGCCTCGATTTGTTCTACTGGCTCCTTGCGCTCTTCGGACTCGTCGCCTTGCTTCTCTACCTGTTGTGCGCGTGGAGGTACACCTACAGGCATCATCCGTCGAGGATGCCGTCGGCGATGGAGGATTACAGAGTGTCTCCAGCATCCAAGAAGCTAGATGCGGCGCTTTGA